CCTCGGCGCGCTCGTTCTCGCTGAGGGTGGTCACGTCGCGGCCACCTAGGTGGTACGTGCCCCCACTGGGCCGGTCGAGCAGCCCGATGATCTGCATCAGCGTGGTCTTGCCGCTGCCCGAGGGTCCCATCAGGGCGACCATCTCGCCCTGCGCGATCTGCACGTCCACACCCTTGAGGGCCTCGAAGACCATCTCGCCCTGTTCATAGACCTTGCGCACGCCGCGCAGGTCCACCACCGGGGCCGGGGTGGGCGGCGCAGCGTGCGGGCCGGGAAACGCGGCAGTCACGGCTGTCCCCCAAAGCCGCCGCTGGGGGGCCCCCCGCCGAAGCCGGAGCCGTTGCGGGCGCCGCCGGAAGTGCCCGCGCTGCGGGTGCTCGCGGGCACGATGACCTCCTGCCCGGCCGTCAGGCCCTCGGTCACTACGGTATTCGTGCCGTCGGTGGCCCCGGTGGTCACGCGCACGCGCTGCGGCTCGGCGCCCGCCGCCCCCGGCATCTCCACATAGCTGCGGCTGCGCACCGTCTGGATGGCCTTGCTGGGCACGAGCAGACCGCGGTCCTCGCTCTGGATGATCTCGGCCTCGGCGGTCATGCCGCTGCGCAACACGCCGTCCGGATTGGGCAGGCTCACGGTGGCGGTGAACACGCTGATGCCGCTGGACTGGGTGGCGCCCGGCGACACGCGCACCACCTTGCCGGTAAAGCTCTGGCCGTCGTAGGCGTCAAGCGTCACGTCCGCCGTCTGGCCCGCCTTCACGCCCGCGATCTCGGTCTCGTCGATCTGGACGGGCAGGTTGAGGGTGGTGTCGTCCAGAATGGTCAGGATGGTCGCGCCGCTGTTCACGACCGTGCCCTCGTCGGCGCTGACGGTGCTGACCACGCCGCTGATGGGCGCGTAGACCTTGAGGTTCGCCCGGGCCTGCTGGGCCGTGGTCAGCGCGGCCTCGGCCTGCTGCACGGCGATCTGGGCGCCGCGCAGGTTCTCGGCGTCGCTGCTCTGACCGGTGCTGCTCTGGGTCTGGGCCGCGCCCAGCGAGGCGCGGGCGCTGTCCAGCGCGAGCTGCGCCCGGGTCACGGCGGCCTGCGCGGCGTTCAGGTCCTGGGTGCTCACCGCGCCGATGGCATGCAGCTGGCGCTGGCCGTCCAGGGTGCGCTGGGCTTCTGCCAGGGTCTGCTGCGCCTGCGCGGCTGCGTTCTGGGCGCTGCTCACGCCGCTGCCGCGCTGGGCGCTGCTGCTCGCCTGGGAAGCGCGGGTGGCGTCCAGGCTGGCGCGGGCCTTGTCCAGATTCAGCTGGGCGGTCTGCACGTTCTGCTCGACCGTCTCGCTCGTCAGGCGGGTGAGCAGCTGGCCCCGGGTCACGCGCTCGCCGACCGGCGGCACGGCGCCCACGGTGGCGGTCAGGTCGGCCCCCACCGTGCGGGTGGCCCCGGCCTCCAGCGTGCCGGGACCGCTGACACTAACGCGCACCACGCCACGCTGAACCTGCACGGTGGTGGTGGTGGGCGCGGCAACGGCAGTATCCGCGCGGGTGCGGGCCACGTATACGCCGCTGCCCACCCCGGCGATCAGCAGTACGCCGAGCACCACCCAGGGCCAGCGTCGGCGCGGACGCCGCACCCGCGCCGCTCCCACCACGCTGCCGGTCATATGCTGCCCCCGATGCCGGTCAGGTTCTGGCCGCTGGCCACCGACAGGGCGGCCAGCGCCTCCAGAACGTTGTTCTGCGCCTGCAGACGGGCAAACTGGGCCTTCTTGAGCGCCAGCTGCGAGTTCTGCAGGTCCACCGCGCTGATGGTGCCGCTCTTGAGGCGGGCCGCGTCCTGGGTGTAGGTCTTGTTGGCGGCGGCCTCACGGGCCCCGGCCACCGCGAACAGCTCGTAGCTGTTCTGGGCTGTCTGGTACGCGCTGGCCAGGGTCTGCGCCGCCGACTTTCCGGCGCTGTCCACCCCCCGCTGCGCGTTTGCCAGGGCCGTGCGGGCGTCCTGCAGGGTGCGGGCGGGC
This DNA window, taken from Deinococcus aerophilus, encodes the following:
- a CDS encoding efflux RND transporter periplasmic adaptor subunit codes for the protein MTGSVVGAARVRRPRRRWPWVVLGVLLIAGVGSGVYVARTRADTAVAAPTTTTVQVQRGVVRVSVSGPGTLEAGATRTVGADLTATVGAVPPVGERVTRGQLLTRLTSETVEQNVQTAQLNLDKARASLDATRASQASSSAQRGSGVSSAQNAAAQAQQTLAEAQRTLDGQRQLHAIGAVSTQDLNAAQAAVTRAQLALDSARASLGAAQTQSSTGQSSDAENLRGAQIAVQQAEAALTTAQQARANLKVYAPISGVVSTVSADEGTVVNSGATILTILDDTTLNLPVQIDETEIAGVKAGQTADVTLDAYDGQSFTGKVVRVSPGATQSSGISVFTATVSLPNPDGVLRSGMTAEAEIIQSEDRGLLVPSKAIQTVRSRSYVEMPGAAGAEPQRVRVTTGATDGTNTVVTEGLTAGQEVIVPASTRSAGTSGGARNGSGFGGGPPSGGFGGQP